In Oryza glaberrima chromosome 8, OglaRS2, whole genome shotgun sequence, the following are encoded in one genomic region:
- the LOC127782055 gene encoding putative F-box/LRR-repeat protein 23, with protein sequence MEDDAVPVSTPATPDVVVPVPSRDWSELPLDALCVVFAKLGAVELLMGGTGSLVCRSWHKAAMVPDVWRTVDMTAYHAMLRWTTASALRAMAKVAVDRADGQLEVFMGRKFVSDQLLKYIADRSPSLKKLCLVCSSISHHGFTELITKTTLLEHLELRDCRRLGAAALEVAGKACPRLKRLELRGDGRRLDGSKVAAVIATTTTMMRELRHLTLEGGIVVSGEALAAIVAGCPRLELLDVSDCSGLAAVDGDMLAKCGRVIKTVVLPGWWMP encoded by the exons ATGGAAGACGACGCCGTGCCAGTGtccacgccggcgacgcctgACGTCGTCGTCCCGGTCCCTTCCAGGGACTGGTCGGAGCTGCCGCTGGACGCGCTGTGCGTCGTCTTCGCCAAGCtcggcgccgtcgagctcctCATGGGCGGCACCGGCAGCCTCGTGTGCCGCTCATGGCACAAGGCGGCCATGGTGCCTGACGTATGGCGAACCGTGGACATGACGGCGTACCACGCGATGCTGCgatggacgacggcgagcgcaCTGCGCGCCATGGCGAAGGTCGCCGTCGACCGCGCCGACGGCCAGCTTGAGGTGTTCATGGGGAGAAAGTTTGTTAGCGATCAGCTCCTCAAGTACATAGCTGACAG GTCACCTTCTCTGAAGAAACTTTGCCTCGTGTGCTCCAGTATCAGCCACCATGGCTTCACCGAGCTGATCACCAAGACTACCCTGCTTGAGCACCTCGAGCTCAGAGATTGCCGGaggctcggcgccgccgcgttggAGGTCGCCGGCAAGGCGTGCCCGCGGCTGAAGCGCCTGGAGCTACGCGGAGACGGCCGCCGGCTCGACGGGAGCAAGGTGGCGGCCGTGatcgcgacgacgacgacgatgatgcgCGAGCTGCGGCACCTCACGCTCGAGGGCGGcatcgtcgtctccggcgaagCTCTGGCGGCGATCGTCGCCGGATGCCCTCGGCTGGAGCTTCTCGACGTGAGCGACTgctccggcctcgccgccgtcgatggcgACATGCTCGCCAAGTGCGGCCGGGTGATCAAGACGGTGGTGCTCCCCGGCTGGTGGATGCCATGA